The proteins below are encoded in one region of Syngnathus acus chromosome 2, fSynAcu1.2, whole genome shotgun sequence:
- the trh gene encoding pro-thyrotropin-releasing hormone, producing MKSTCLFFLTSFLICNLMMACRAQSISAEEDPDPRTMDDLLLHRAESLLLRSILRKMQAEDDNNGGLSSQPAWLTKRQHPGKRYSEDVDEEADVGDEEYSDVERRQHPGKRFTTHGRLSDAPVIVVQGELSKRQHPGKRYVVIPRSRRQHPGKRQPDEEDDDAEEEVHLPELHRRQHPGKRFLDHPGLATISPCEDLSDSVRCAKANLLLDFLDDISDMKHAEEKRQHPGKRFAPEDGQ from the exons ATGAAGTCGACATGCCTGTTCTTCCTGACTTCCTTCCTGATCTGCAACTTGATGATGGCGTGCAGAGCACAGAGCATCTCTGCCGAGGAGGACCCGGacccgaggaccatggacgaCCTCCTCCTACACAGAGCTGAGAGCCTCCTGCTGCGTTCCATCCTGAGAAAGATGCAAGCAGAAGACGACAATAACG GTGGTCTCTCCTCTCAGCCAGCGTGGCTCACAAAGCGGCAACATCCGGGCAAGAGGTACAGCGAGGATGTGGACGAAGAGGCTGACGTTGGTGATGAAGAGTATTCGGATGTTGAAAGGAGACAGCACCCCGGAAAGCGCTTCACGACTCATGGCCGCCTTTCGGACGCTCCCGTGATAGTCGTCCAAGGTGAACTTTCCAAACGGCAGCACCCGGGCAAGCGCTACGTGGTGATCCCGAGGAGCCGGCGGCAGCATCCCGGCAAGCGGCAGCCGGACGAGGAGGATGACGACGCCGAGGAGGAGGTTCACCTCCCGGAGTTGCACAGGCGCCAGCATCCCGGCAAACGCTTTTTGGATCATCCAGGATTGGCCACGATCAGTCCTTGTGAAGACCTCTCGGACTCTGTGAGATGTGCCAAGGCCAACCTGTTGCTCGACTTTTTAGACGACATCAGCGATATGAAACATGCCGAGGAGAAGAGACAACACCCAGGCAAAAGGTTTGCTCCCGAGGATGGACAGTAG
- the tmcc1a gene encoding transmembrane and coiled-coil domains protein 1 isoform X3 — protein MHWEKFLRMGNGKVERSDVSGLSQTPPAVDSSDDATLDPQRTKQAISQLQQKILKLTEQIKIEQTARDDNVAEYLKLANNADKQQSTRIKQVFEKKNQKSAQSIQQLQRKLDHYHRKLREAEHNGIPRQPKDVLRDMQQGLKDVGAKVTGFSEGVVDSVKGGLSSFSHATHSAAGAVVSKPREIASLIRNKFGSADNISSFKDSLDEPSGEEGVAAARSLGTAGHHFQSSPKYGSEDDCSSATSGSVGANSTAGAPGGPPSSKGNMLERAHASGVDMLLQEVQELRESQARLEETLDGLKSHYQQDYTLLMQALHEERFRCERLEEQLNDLTELHQNEILNLKQELASLEEKIAYQSYERARDSQEALEACQTRISKMELQQQQQQVVQLEGLENATARTLLGKLINVLLALMAVLLVFVSTVANCVVPLMKTRSRSLSTLLLVILTAFLWRNWDALSGYMQQALRPPG, from the exons ATGCACTGGGAAAAGTTCCTGCGAATGGGCAACGGAAAG GTCGAGCGGTCGGATGTGAGCGGGTTGAGCCAAACTCCACCTGCTGTCGACTCTTCGGACGATGCGACTCTGGATCCTCAGCGCACCAAGCAGGCCATCTCCCAGCTGCAGCAGAAGATCCTCAAACTCACAGAACAGATTAAGATCGAGCAGACAGCCCGTGACGATAATGTTGCCGAGTACCTCAAACTGGCAAACAATGCGGACAAACAGCAAAGCACGCGCATTAAGCAG GTTTTTGAGAAAAAGAACCAGAAGTCAGCGCAGAGCATCCAGCAGCTGCAAAGGAAACTGGATCACTACCACCGCAAGCTGCGGGAAGCGGAGCACAACGGAATCCCCCGGCAACCCAAGGACGTTCTTCGGGACATGCAGCAAGGCTTGAAGGATGTGGGCGCCAAAGTGACGGGCTTCAGCGAGGGTGTGGTGGACAGCGTCAAGGGAGGCTTGTCCAGCTTCTCCCATGCCACGCACTCGGCCGCTGGGGCCGTCGTCTCCAAGCCGCGCGAGATCGCCTCGCTGATCCGGAACAAGTTCGGCAGCGCAGACAACATCTCGTCATTCAAAGACTCGCTGGACGAGCCCTCGGGGGAAGAAGGCGTCGCCGCGGCTCGTTCGCTGGGCACCGCCGGTCATCACTTCCAATCCAGTCCCAAGTACGGCAGCGAGGACGACTGCTCGAGCGCCACCTCCGGCTCGGTCGGGGCCAACAGCACGGCGGGGGCGCCCGGCGGGCCCCCCAGCTCCAAGGGAAATATGCTGGAGAGGGCTCATGCCTCTGGCGTGGACATGCTGCTGCAGGAGGTCCAGGAGCTGAGGGAGAGCCAGGCCAGGCTGGAGGAGACTCTGGATGGCTTGAAGAGTCACTATCAGCAGGACTACACACTCCTCATGCAGGCGTTGCACGAGGAACGCTTCAG GTGTGAACGCTTGGAGGAGCAGCTGAATGACCTGACAGAACTTCACCAGAATGAGATCCTGAACCTGAAACAGGAGCTGGCCAGCTTGGAGGAGAAGATCGCCTACCAGTCGTACGAGAGGGCGCGAGACAGTCAG GAGGCGCTGGAGGCGTGTCAGACGCGAATTTCCAAGAtggagctccagcagcagcagcagcaggtggtGCAGTTGGAGGGGCTGGAAAACGCCACGGCCAGGACGCTCCTAGGCAAACTGATCAACGTGCTGCTGGCCCTGATGGCCGTCCTCCTGGTCTTTGTGTCCACCGTGGCCAACTGCGTGGTGCCTCTGATGAAGACGCGCTCGCGCTCGCTTTCCACCCTCCTGCTGGTTATCCTCACGGCCTTCCTGTGGAGAAACTGGGACGCGCTCTCTGGTTACATGCAACAAGCCCTGCGGCCCCCGGGATGA
- the mrps25 gene encoding 28S ribosomal protein S25, mitochondrial isoform X1, producing the protein MPMKGRFPIRRTLQYLQKGDIIFKNRVKIMTVNYNTQGELSDGARKFVFFNIPQIQYKNPWLQIMMFKNMTPSPFLRFYLDDGEQVLVDVEDKDHKDIAKHIRTILGKSETMLEAEAQAKMQASNPANFGPKKYCLRECICEVEGQVPCPSTTPLPKEMTGKYRAQMRAAQE; encoded by the exons ATGCCTATGAAAGGAAGATTCCCAATTAGGAGGACGCTGCAGTATCTCCAGAAAGGCGACATAATCTTTAAAAACCGAGTGAAGATCATGACGGTAAATTACAACACGCAGGGAGAGCTCAGCGACGGAGCAAG GAAATTCGTGTTCTTCAACATTCCTCAAATTCAGTACAAAAACCCGTGGCTTCAAATAATGATGTTCAAAAACATGACGCCGTCGCCATTTTTGAGATTTTATTTGG ATGATGGCGAACAGGTGCTGGTGGACGTGGAGGACAAGGACCACAAAGACATTGCAAAACACATCAGGACCATTTTGGGCAAATCCGA GACGATGTTGGAGGCAGAGGCACAAGCAAAGATGCAGGCTTCCAACCCTGCCAATTTTGGCCCAAAGAAGTACTGTCTGCGGGAGTGCATCTGTGAGGTGGAAGGTCAGGTGCCCTGTCCCAGCACCACGCCACTGCCCAAAGAGATGACGGGCAAGTATCGTGCCCAGATGAGAGCGGCACagga gtaa
- the tmcc1a gene encoding transmembrane and coiled-coil domains protein 1 isoform X1 has product MRRGTSLQSRRSKGSGSGDRDPLLKGSPRAPHRRYTHDPQRHVSRPRSSSSATDTAPSSPAPGCTGGEAVLSSGYQSTDETDRVERSDVSGLSQTPPAVDSSDDATLDPQRTKQAISQLQQKILKLTEQIKIEQTARDDNVAEYLKLANNADKQQSTRIKQVFEKKNQKSAQSIQQLQRKLDHYHRKLREAEHNGIPRQPKDVLRDMQQGLKDVGAKVTGFSEGVVDSVKGGLSSFSHATHSAAGAVVSKPREIASLIRNKFGSADNISSFKDSLDEPSGEEGVAAARSLGTAGHHFQSSPKYGSEDDCSSATSGSVGANSTAGAPGGPPSSKGNMLERAHASGVDMLLQEVQELRESQARLEETLDGLKSHYQQDYTLLMQALHEERFRCERLEEQLNDLTELHQNEILNLKQELASLEEKIAYQSYERARDSQEALEACQTRISKMELQQQQQQVVQLEGLENATARTLLGKLINVLLALMAVLLVFVSTVANCVVPLMKTRSRSLSTLLLVILTAFLWRNWDALSGYMQQALRPPG; this is encoded by the exons ATGAGGCGCGGCACCAGCCTGCAGAGCCGGCGCAGCAAGGGATCCGGCAGCGGAGACCGCGACCCACTCTTAAAAGGCAGCCCACGGGCCCCACATCGGCGCTACACTCACGATCCGCAACGGCACGTCAGCCGCCCGcgctcctcctcttctgccACCGATACGGCCCCCAGTAGCCCGGCCCCCGGATGCACAGGGGGCGAAGCGGTGCTGTCGTCAGGCTACCAGTCAACAGATGAGACGGACCGG GTCGAGCGGTCGGATGTGAGCGGGTTGAGCCAAACTCCACCTGCTGTCGACTCTTCGGACGATGCGACTCTGGATCCTCAGCGCACCAAGCAGGCCATCTCCCAGCTGCAGCAGAAGATCCTCAAACTCACAGAACAGATTAAGATCGAGCAGACAGCCCGTGACGATAATGTTGCCGAGTACCTCAAACTGGCAAACAATGCGGACAAACAGCAAAGCACGCGCATTAAGCAG GTTTTTGAGAAAAAGAACCAGAAGTCAGCGCAGAGCATCCAGCAGCTGCAAAGGAAACTGGATCACTACCACCGCAAGCTGCGGGAAGCGGAGCACAACGGAATCCCCCGGCAACCCAAGGACGTTCTTCGGGACATGCAGCAAGGCTTGAAGGATGTGGGCGCCAAAGTGACGGGCTTCAGCGAGGGTGTGGTGGACAGCGTCAAGGGAGGCTTGTCCAGCTTCTCCCATGCCACGCACTCGGCCGCTGGGGCCGTCGTCTCCAAGCCGCGCGAGATCGCCTCGCTGATCCGGAACAAGTTCGGCAGCGCAGACAACATCTCGTCATTCAAAGACTCGCTGGACGAGCCCTCGGGGGAAGAAGGCGTCGCCGCGGCTCGTTCGCTGGGCACCGCCGGTCATCACTTCCAATCCAGTCCCAAGTACGGCAGCGAGGACGACTGCTCGAGCGCCACCTCCGGCTCGGTCGGGGCCAACAGCACGGCGGGGGCGCCCGGCGGGCCCCCCAGCTCCAAGGGAAATATGCTGGAGAGGGCTCATGCCTCTGGCGTGGACATGCTGCTGCAGGAGGTCCAGGAGCTGAGGGAGAGCCAGGCCAGGCTGGAGGAGACTCTGGATGGCTTGAAGAGTCACTATCAGCAGGACTACACACTCCTCATGCAGGCGTTGCACGAGGAACGCTTCAG GTGTGAACGCTTGGAGGAGCAGCTGAATGACCTGACAGAACTTCACCAGAATGAGATCCTGAACCTGAAACAGGAGCTGGCCAGCTTGGAGGAGAAGATCGCCTACCAGTCGTACGAGAGGGCGCGAGACAGTCAG GAGGCGCTGGAGGCGTGTCAGACGCGAATTTCCAAGAtggagctccagcagcagcagcagcaggtggtGCAGTTGGAGGGGCTGGAAAACGCCACGGCCAGGACGCTCCTAGGCAAACTGATCAACGTGCTGCTGGCCCTGATGGCCGTCCTCCTGGTCTTTGTGTCCACCGTGGCCAACTGCGTGGTGCCTCTGATGAAGACGCGCTCGCGCTCGCTTTCCACCCTCCTGCTGGTTATCCTCACGGCCTTCCTGTGGAGAAACTGGGACGCGCTCTCTGGTTACATGCAACAAGCCCTGCGGCCCCCGGGATGA
- the tmcc1a gene encoding transmembrane and coiled-coil domains protein 1 isoform X2 codes for MCLLAMEVIFNLVTADTSPPPTPTTVERSDVSGLSQTPPAVDSSDDATLDPQRTKQAISQLQQKILKLTEQIKIEQTARDDNVAEYLKLANNADKQQSTRIKQVFEKKNQKSAQSIQQLQRKLDHYHRKLREAEHNGIPRQPKDVLRDMQQGLKDVGAKVTGFSEGVVDSVKGGLSSFSHATHSAAGAVVSKPREIASLIRNKFGSADNISSFKDSLDEPSGEEGVAAARSLGTAGHHFQSSPKYGSEDDCSSATSGSVGANSTAGAPGGPPSSKGNMLERAHASGVDMLLQEVQELRESQARLEETLDGLKSHYQQDYTLLMQALHEERFRCERLEEQLNDLTELHQNEILNLKQELASLEEKIAYQSYERARDSQEALEACQTRISKMELQQQQQQVVQLEGLENATARTLLGKLINVLLALMAVLLVFVSTVANCVVPLMKTRSRSLSTLLLVILTAFLWRNWDALSGYMQQALRPPG; via the exons ATGTGTCTTCTCGCCATGGAGGTCATCTTCAATCTGGTAACTGCTGACACCTCACCGCCTCCGACACCTACCACC GTCGAGCGGTCGGATGTGAGCGGGTTGAGCCAAACTCCACCTGCTGTCGACTCTTCGGACGATGCGACTCTGGATCCTCAGCGCACCAAGCAGGCCATCTCCCAGCTGCAGCAGAAGATCCTCAAACTCACAGAACAGATTAAGATCGAGCAGACAGCCCGTGACGATAATGTTGCCGAGTACCTCAAACTGGCAAACAATGCGGACAAACAGCAAAGCACGCGCATTAAGCAG GTTTTTGAGAAAAAGAACCAGAAGTCAGCGCAGAGCATCCAGCAGCTGCAAAGGAAACTGGATCACTACCACCGCAAGCTGCGGGAAGCGGAGCACAACGGAATCCCCCGGCAACCCAAGGACGTTCTTCGGGACATGCAGCAAGGCTTGAAGGATGTGGGCGCCAAAGTGACGGGCTTCAGCGAGGGTGTGGTGGACAGCGTCAAGGGAGGCTTGTCCAGCTTCTCCCATGCCACGCACTCGGCCGCTGGGGCCGTCGTCTCCAAGCCGCGCGAGATCGCCTCGCTGATCCGGAACAAGTTCGGCAGCGCAGACAACATCTCGTCATTCAAAGACTCGCTGGACGAGCCCTCGGGGGAAGAAGGCGTCGCCGCGGCTCGTTCGCTGGGCACCGCCGGTCATCACTTCCAATCCAGTCCCAAGTACGGCAGCGAGGACGACTGCTCGAGCGCCACCTCCGGCTCGGTCGGGGCCAACAGCACGGCGGGGGCGCCCGGCGGGCCCCCCAGCTCCAAGGGAAATATGCTGGAGAGGGCTCATGCCTCTGGCGTGGACATGCTGCTGCAGGAGGTCCAGGAGCTGAGGGAGAGCCAGGCCAGGCTGGAGGAGACTCTGGATGGCTTGAAGAGTCACTATCAGCAGGACTACACACTCCTCATGCAGGCGTTGCACGAGGAACGCTTCAG GTGTGAACGCTTGGAGGAGCAGCTGAATGACCTGACAGAACTTCACCAGAATGAGATCCTGAACCTGAAACAGGAGCTGGCCAGCTTGGAGGAGAAGATCGCCTACCAGTCGTACGAGAGGGCGCGAGACAGTCAG GAGGCGCTGGAGGCGTGTCAGACGCGAATTTCCAAGAtggagctccagcagcagcagcagcaggtggtGCAGTTGGAGGGGCTGGAAAACGCCACGGCCAGGACGCTCCTAGGCAAACTGATCAACGTGCTGCTGGCCCTGATGGCCGTCCTCCTGGTCTTTGTGTCCACCGTGGCCAACTGCGTGGTGCCTCTGATGAAGACGCGCTCGCGCTCGCTTTCCACCCTCCTGCTGGTTATCCTCACGGCCTTCCTGTGGAGAAACTGGGACGCGCTCTCTGGTTACATGCAACAAGCCCTGCGGCCCCCGGGATGA
- the tmcc1a gene encoding transmembrane and coiled-coil domains protein 1 isoform X4: MVQRFSLHGNSKVERSDVSGLSQTPPAVDSSDDATLDPQRTKQAISQLQQKILKLTEQIKIEQTARDDNVAEYLKLANNADKQQSTRIKQVFEKKNQKSAQSIQQLQRKLDHYHRKLREAEHNGIPRQPKDVLRDMQQGLKDVGAKVTGFSEGVVDSVKGGLSSFSHATHSAAGAVVSKPREIASLIRNKFGSADNISSFKDSLDEPSGEEGVAAARSLGTAGHHFQSSPKYGSEDDCSSATSGSVGANSTAGAPGGPPSSKGNMLERAHASGVDMLLQEVQELRESQARLEETLDGLKSHYQQDYTLLMQALHEERFRCERLEEQLNDLTELHQNEILNLKQELASLEEKIAYQSYERARDSQEALEACQTRISKMELQQQQQQVVQLEGLENATARTLLGKLINVLLALMAVLLVFVSTVANCVVPLMKTRSRSLSTLLLVILTAFLWRNWDALSGYMQQALRPPG, encoded by the exons ATGGTGCAGCGCTTCAGTCTTCATGGAAATTCCAAG GTCGAGCGGTCGGATGTGAGCGGGTTGAGCCAAACTCCACCTGCTGTCGACTCTTCGGACGATGCGACTCTGGATCCTCAGCGCACCAAGCAGGCCATCTCCCAGCTGCAGCAGAAGATCCTCAAACTCACAGAACAGATTAAGATCGAGCAGACAGCCCGTGACGATAATGTTGCCGAGTACCTCAAACTGGCAAACAATGCGGACAAACAGCAAAGCACGCGCATTAAGCAG GTTTTTGAGAAAAAGAACCAGAAGTCAGCGCAGAGCATCCAGCAGCTGCAAAGGAAACTGGATCACTACCACCGCAAGCTGCGGGAAGCGGAGCACAACGGAATCCCCCGGCAACCCAAGGACGTTCTTCGGGACATGCAGCAAGGCTTGAAGGATGTGGGCGCCAAAGTGACGGGCTTCAGCGAGGGTGTGGTGGACAGCGTCAAGGGAGGCTTGTCCAGCTTCTCCCATGCCACGCACTCGGCCGCTGGGGCCGTCGTCTCCAAGCCGCGCGAGATCGCCTCGCTGATCCGGAACAAGTTCGGCAGCGCAGACAACATCTCGTCATTCAAAGACTCGCTGGACGAGCCCTCGGGGGAAGAAGGCGTCGCCGCGGCTCGTTCGCTGGGCACCGCCGGTCATCACTTCCAATCCAGTCCCAAGTACGGCAGCGAGGACGACTGCTCGAGCGCCACCTCCGGCTCGGTCGGGGCCAACAGCACGGCGGGGGCGCCCGGCGGGCCCCCCAGCTCCAAGGGAAATATGCTGGAGAGGGCTCATGCCTCTGGCGTGGACATGCTGCTGCAGGAGGTCCAGGAGCTGAGGGAGAGCCAGGCCAGGCTGGAGGAGACTCTGGATGGCTTGAAGAGTCACTATCAGCAGGACTACACACTCCTCATGCAGGCGTTGCACGAGGAACGCTTCAG GTGTGAACGCTTGGAGGAGCAGCTGAATGACCTGACAGAACTTCACCAGAATGAGATCCTGAACCTGAAACAGGAGCTGGCCAGCTTGGAGGAGAAGATCGCCTACCAGTCGTACGAGAGGGCGCGAGACAGTCAG GAGGCGCTGGAGGCGTGTCAGACGCGAATTTCCAAGAtggagctccagcagcagcagcagcaggtggtGCAGTTGGAGGGGCTGGAAAACGCCACGGCCAGGACGCTCCTAGGCAAACTGATCAACGTGCTGCTGGCCCTGATGGCCGTCCTCCTGGTCTTTGTGTCCACCGTGGCCAACTGCGTGGTGCCTCTGATGAAGACGCGCTCGCGCTCGCTTTCCACCCTCCTGCTGGTTATCCTCACGGCCTTCCTGTGGAGAAACTGGGACGCGCTCTCTGGTTACATGCAACAAGCCCTGCGGCCCCCGGGATGA
- the mrps25 gene encoding 28S ribosomal protein S25, mitochondrial isoform X2, whose amino-acid sequence MPMKGRFPIRRTLQYLQKGDIIFKNRVKIMTVNYNTQGELSDGARKFVFFNIPQIQYKNPWLQIMMFKNMTPSPFLRFYLDDGEQVLVDVEDKDHKDIAKHIRTILGKSETMLEAEAQAKMQASNPANFGPKKYCLRECICEVEGQVPCPSTTPLPKEMTGKYRAQMRAAQE is encoded by the exons ATGCCTATGAAAGGAAGATTCCCAATTAGGAGGACGCTGCAGTATCTCCAGAAAGGCGACATAATCTTTAAAAACCGAGTGAAGATCATGACGGTAAATTACAACACGCAGGGAGAGCTCAGCGACGGAGCAAG GAAATTCGTGTTCTTCAACATTCCTCAAATTCAGTACAAAAACCCGTGGCTTCAAATAATGATGTTCAAAAACATGACGCCGTCGCCATTTTTGAGATTTTATTTGG ATGATGGCGAACAGGTGCTGGTGGACGTGGAGGACAAGGACCACAAAGACATTGCAAAACACATCAGGACCATTTTGGGCAAATCCGA GACGATGTTGGAGGCAGAGGCACAAGCAAAGATGCAGGCTTCCAACCCTGCCAATTTTGGCCCAAAGAAGTACTGTCTGCGGGAGTGCATCTGTGAGGTGGAAGGTCAGGTGCCCTGTCCCAGCACCACGCCACTGCCCAAAGAGATGACGGGCAAGTATCGTGCCCAGATGAGAGCGGCACaggagta A
- the LOC119136679 gene encoding rabenosyn-5: MAASSYPSPFEEAAGEVKEGFLCPLCLKDLQSFYQLQEHYEDEHSGEERHVRGQLKSLVQKAKKAKDKLLKKDGDDRGDAGSYESFYYGGVDPYMWEPQELGATRNHLDMFKKQRAARIDHYVIEVNKLIIRLEKLTSFDRTNSDAAKIRAIEKSVVSWVNDSDVPFCPDCGSKFNIRNRRHHCRLCGSIMCRKCMDFVPLPLAQKLINGTREALSVPGVGRAQSQSPSGMGSRRGSMSSLSSITSMLDDKDDEKIRCCCHCMETLLKRQHKLDEKDFVPDIVKLYERLRACMDKVDEKAPEYIRMAESLNAGETTYNLETAGGLRLEVQKYYELIDALSKKILTLGMKDEPPPHPKTLQLQKMVRYSATLFVQEKLLGLMSLPTKQKYEELKEKRKQEQEKKLQQERLAAQEVLKRRQELERNRPPADINGEQPQAPRATRLTKAGGWLPSSDPGHPRSTLEDPLLQQIDNIRSFLRQAREAHRTDEVAMLEENLRQLQDEYDQQQTSLAIALSQKLADEENLQRGELRRLEAWEREESQRTLPACETSLALGVPAAPSQDLSPRDECSAPKQNEESPPRLRSLGGQVTPPSGDGHSNPFLEEGSTPIEEDPSNPFCEDIKRERGKVTNGKEEYNPFDEEEEEEDDARADHVPSNPFEEQEDKEKGDDNADSGNPFSDTSNAGSSTNPFDCDDDNLDLIEEELLLQQIDNIRAYIFDAKLSGRLDEVELLSENLRELQRALQEQKRSER, from the exons ATGGCCGCTAGCTCCTACCCGAGCCCTTTTGAGGAGGCGGCGGGCGAGGTGAAGGAGGGCTTCCTTTGCCCGCTTTGCCTCAAGGACCTGCAGTCCTTCTACCAACTCCAAGAGCACTACGAAGATGAGCATTCTGGAGAGGAGCGCCACGTTAGAGGACAACTGAAAA GTTTGGTCCAGAAGGCAAAGAAAGCCAAAGACAAGCTGTTGAAGAAGGATGGCGACGACCGAGGGGACGCTGGCAGTTATGAGTCCTTCTACTACGGTGGAGTGGATCCGTACATGTGGGAGCCTCAGGAGCTGG GAGCAACAAGAAATCACTTGGACATGTTCAAGAAGCAACGCGCCGCCAGGATAGATCACTACGTCATCGAAGTCAACAAGCTTATCATCAGGCTGGAAAAG CTCACGTCCTTCGACAGGACCAACTCGGACGCGGCCAAAATCCGAG CCATCGAGAAGTCGGTGGTGTCTTGGGTGAACGACTCCGATGTCCCGTTCTGTCCCGACTGCGGCAGCAAGTTCAACATTCGCAACCGACGGCACCACTGTCGACTCTGCGGCTCCATCATGTGCAGGAAGTGCATGGACTTTGTCCCCTTGCCTCTTGCTC AGAAGCTCATCAATGGCACACGTGAAGCTCTGAGTGTCCCTGGCGTCGGGCGCGCTCAGTCCCAGTCGCCCAGCGGGATGGGCTCCAGGAGAGGCAGCATGAGCAGCCTGAGCAGCATCACGTCCATGCTGGACGACAAGGACGACGAGAAGATTCGCTGCTGTTGCCACTGCATGGAAACGCTCTTGAAGAGACAGCACAAGTTGGACGAGAAAGATTTTGTGCCTGATATAGTTAAGCTTTACGAG AGGCTGAGGGCGTGCATGGACAAGGTGGACGAGAAGGCCCCAGAATACATCCGAATGGCCGAATCGCTCAA CGCCGGAGAGACGACCTACAATCTCGAAACAGCGGGGGGGCTTCGACTGGAAGTACAGAAATACTACGAATTGATTGATGCTCTCAG CAAGAAGATTCTGACTTTGGGAATGAAAGATGAGCCGCCGCCGCATCCAAAGACACTGCAACTGCAGAAGATGGTGCGCTATTCAGCCACGCTGTTTGTCCAG GAGAAGCTGCTCGGCCTCATGTCCTTGCCAACCAAGCAGAAGTATGAAGagctgaaagaaaagagaaaacaagaaCAAGAGAAGAAACTCCAACAAGAGAGGCTG GCAGCCCAGGAGGTCCTGAAGAGGAGGCAGGAGTTGGAGAGGAACCGTCCGCCCGCCGATATCAACGGAGAGCAGCCGCAGGCCCCCCGGGCAACTCGCCTGACCAAAGCCGGGGGCTGGTTGCCCTCCTCTGACCCGGGCCACCCGCGCAGCACGTTGGAAGACCCCCTGCTGCAGCAGATTGACAACATCCGCTCGTTCCTCCGGCAAGCGCGTGAGGCACACAGGACGGACGAGGTGGCCATGCTGGAGGAGAACCTGCGTCAGCTGCAGGACGAATACGACCAGCAGCAGACCAGCCTGGCCATTGCGCTCTCTCAGAAGCTGGCCGACGAGGAGAACCTGCAGCGGGGCGAACTGCGCCGCCTGGAGGCCTGGGAGAGGGAGGAGAGCCAACGTACGCTTCCCGCCTGCGAGACCTCTCTAGCTCTCGGCGTTCCCGCAGCCCCTTCTCAGGATTTAAGCCCAAGAGATGAATGTTCCGCCCCAAAGCAGAACGAGGAGTCCCCTCCAAGACTAAGAAGCTTAGGTGGCCAGGTTACGCCCCCGAGCGGAGACGGACATAGCAACCCGTTCCTTGAAGAAGGCTCGACTCCCATCGAGGAGGACCCGTCCAATCCCTTCTGCGAGGACATCAAGAGGGAGCGCGGGAAAGTGACCAACGGAAAGGAAGAATACAACCCTtttgatgaggaggaggaggaggaggacgacgcACGGGCTGACCATGTTCCCAGCAATCCCTTTGAGGAGCAGGAAGACAAGGAGAAGGGTGATGACAACGCAGACAGCGGCAACCCCTTCTCAGACACCTCAAACGCCGGCTCCTCCACCAATCCCTTCGACTGCGACGACGACAACTTGGACTTGATCGAGGaagagctgctgctgcagcagaTCGACAACATCAGGGCCTACATCTTCGACGCCAAGCTCAGCGGTCGGCTGGATGAAGTGGAGCTGCTGTCGGAGAACCTGAGAGAGCTACAGCGCGCCCTACAGGAGCAGAAGAGAAGCGAGCGTTGA